From the Alteromonas sp. CI.11.F.A3 genome, the window CCTTTATTCTTAATTTTTACTCTTTAACACGCTCGATGTTGGCGCCAAGTGCACCTAACTTCTCTTCAATGGCTTCGTAACCGCGGTCTAGGTGATAGATACGGTTTACGTGAGTTTCACCATCGGCAATTAATCCAGCAATCACTAAGCTTGCAGACGCACGTAAATCGGTTGCCATTACAGGTGCACCTTTAAGCGCTGAGCTGCCTTTAGATACCGCAGAATTACCTTCAAGGGCAATTTCAGCACCCATGCGTTGTAGCTCTGGTACGTGCATAAAGCGGTTTTCAAAGATAGTTTCGGTAATCACACCTGTACCTTCCGCTACGCAGTTTAACGTAACGAATTGGGCTTGCATGTCAGTTGGAAATGCAGGGTGTGGCGCCGTTTTAACACGCACCGCTTTAGGCTGCTTACCTTGCATGTCTAGCGCAATCCAGTCTTCACCTAGGGTGATAACCGCTCCAGCTTGTTCAAGCTTATCGATAACCGCTTCTAATGTTTCAGGTGCTGCATGAGTACAACGAATTTTTCCGCCTGTTACCGCAGCTGCAACTAAGAAAGTACCGGTTTCAATACGATCGGGCAGTACACGATAATCGCAACCATTAAGGGTTTCTACGCCTTCAATAGTAATTTTATCAGTACCTGCGCCAGAGATAACCGCGCCCATTTGAATAAGGCAGTTAGCTAAATCAACAATTTCAGGCTCACGCGCAGCGTTTTCTAGCACGGTAGTACCGTCTGCCAGCGCGGCTGCCATCATTAGGTTTTCGGTAGCACCAACACTCACCATGTCCATAAAGATGCGTGCACCTTTTAGGCGGCCGTCAACTTCAGCGCGAATGTACCCTTCGTCTACTTCAATTTTGGCGCCCATTTTTTCAAGGCCAGTTAAATGAAGATTTACAGGGCGTGCACCTATAGCGCAGCCACCAGGAAGTGATACGTTTGCTTTGCCTTGCTTCGCAAGCAAAGGACCTAGCACTAAAATTGAAGCACGCATGGTACGTACTAGTTCGTATGAAGCTGTGATGCTCTGCAGCGTACTTGAGTCTAATACAACATCGTTTGCAGCAGGTTGTGCTACTTCAACGCCTAGCTCTCGTAACAGTGCTACTGTGGTATTAATATCACGCAGACGAGGCACGTTGGTATAACGACATGGCTGGTCGCTAAGTAAACTGGTCATTAATAATGGTAACGCAGCATTCTTAGCACCGGAAATACGCACGGTTCCCTGCAGTGCAGGGCCTTTCTTTATAACAAGTTTATCCACGAAAAAAGACCCGCTTACTGAGGAATGTGAAACTGGCGCTCACGCTCCCAGTCTTTTACTGAAAAGGTTTTGATTGTAATGGCATGCATAGACCCATCGGCAATCTTATCTGATAAGGGTGCATAAACGGCCTGTTGGCGTTTTACGCGGCTCATTTCATTAAAAATATCGCCTACCGCGATAATGTTGAAATGAGATCCTTCGCCTCGTACATGAACTTCTTGAAGTTCCAAGGCGTCGGTGAGAATTTTTTCAATTTCGGACAATTCCATAACTTACTTCTTTACCTGCTTGTTCTTTACCTAGCTAATTAAGATCATTCTACTGGTAAAAAGCCATCAACGTCGCTTATTTTAGCCAGTTTACGTAATTTTTCTGGGGGTTCACGCAAGCTAACATTAATCCCCTCACGCTTTCCATCTCTAATTGCGTTTAATATCCAAGCTAATCCAGCGCTGTCTACTCGCTCAACATCGCCTAAGTCTATACAACACGTACCTGCTTTAGCCAATATAGCGCTTTGCGAAGAGGTTAAACTTTCCCAAAAGTTTTTAGACAGCGTGTCACGGTCTAAATGACCATGCACACTGACTTGGGCGTTATCGTTAACCTGGAAAAGGCTCACGCAGTCTCTCCGTCAAAATCGATAGGCTCATCTTGGTTTAGCTCAACAGGCTTACCAATTTTTTCTCTCATTAGCGCAATCACGGCATCTATTCCATCTTGGCGAAGGATAGATTCAAACTCGCTACGCTTACTATTTAGCATGCTGATACCTTCAGCAACCATGTCGTACGCTTTCCACTCATTGGTTTTAGAGTCTTTACGTACTTTAAATGCAATTTTAATCTCAGGACGCTTAGGGTCTTGAACTACGGCACGAACCGTCACTGATTTTTTATCACTGAACGATGACTCAGGTTCAAACTGAACCGTTTGGTTATCGTAGTAGCCCATCGCAACCGCGTAAGACGTTATAAGGTATTGTCTGAATACGGTAATGTATTCACCCATTTTTTCTTGCGGAACTGATTTAAAGTGTTTGCCCAATACCATGAAAGCAGCAAATTTATAGTCGATATGAGGTACTAGCTCTTCTTCCATAATGGTGCGCAACATTTCAGGATCAGCTTTAACCGCTTCTTGATTCGCTTTAATTCTATCGAAGGTTTTAGAAGCAACGCCTTTAACCAACTCATACGGGTTTTGCTCGTTGATTTCTTGAGCTTGTGCCATTCCCACTAAAGAGAACATCCACACACCCATTACCATCATTAACTTTTTCAATGTTTATCTCCTGAAACTAAATGCTTACTACAACAGACCTGAAAAGTCCCTTTTTGGTTTCATCAGGTCTTTATTAATTCTAATTAACCTTTGAGCTCTTACTCTTCGTCACTTCCGCGACTAAATAAGAATTGCCCTATCAAATCTTCTAATACCAACGCCGATTTTGTGTCTTGTAAGTAATCGCCGTCTTTAAGGTTTGCTACCCCGTCAAACGAAAACCCTGGCTGGAAGCCAACGTATTGCTCACCTAGTAGGCCAGAGGTCAGTATGGAAACTGAGCTAGTTTCTGGAAAACCGTCGTAACTTTTCAAAATTGATAACTCTACTACGGGCGTGAAGTCTTCTTGATCAAGTGTAATAGAAGAAACACGACCAACGTTCACACCACCCACCTTTACCGATGAGCGTGCTTTTAAGCCACCAATGTTGTCGAATTTAGCGTACAGGGTGTAGGTATCACCATCGCCACCTACCGATTGATTAGCCACTTTAAGTGCCAGTAACATTACCGCACCAATGGTTAATACAACGAACATGCCAACCAATACTTCAGATTTATATTTATTCATGACTCAACCCTACTCAATGCCAAACATAAGGGCGGTAAGCACGAAGTCCAGCCCTAATACTGCTAATGAAGAATACACTACAGTTTCTGTAGTAGCTTTGCTGATCCCTTCCGACGTAGGAATAGAATCGTAACCCTTAAATATGGCTATCCAAGTGACAACCAAGGCAAAAACAAGGCTTTTAATGATACCGTTTACCACATCTTCGCCCCATTCCACCGTAGACTGCATAATTGACCAATAGCTGCCAACATCTACACCTAACCAATCAACGCCCACTAGGTGACCGCCTAAAATACCTACCGCACTGAATATCAGCGCCAGCATTGGCATAGAAATCATGCCCGCCCAAAAGCGAGGTGCGACAATACGTCTTAGCGGGTCAACCGCCATCATTTCTAAACTACTAATTTGCTCAGTGGCCTTCATTAGACCAATTTCAGCGGTGAGTGCAGAACCGGCTCTACCTGCAAATAACAGCGCGGTAACGACGGGTCCAAGCTCACGAAGCAGTGATAACGCCACCATAGGGCCTAAGCTACCTTCAGCGCCGTAATCAACTAAAATAGTATAGCCTTGCAGCGCCATCACCATGCCGATAAACAATCCTGACACGATAATAATTAACAAAGACTGAACGCCCACCACATGAACCTGCTTGATGGTAAGCGGAATATTTTTTAATCTAGGAACGGCAAACAGCGCTCCCATTAACATGTACGTAGCGCGGCCAATGGCGGTTAACTTGCCAATGGTCTTAGCACCTATTGATTGGAAGAACTTCATTTATCCCCTCCGAAAAAGGTATTTTCTATATCCGGAGCAGGGTAATGAAATGGCACAGGCCCATCAGCTTTACCTTTTAGGAACTGCTGAACTAACTCTGAGTCGCTTTCTCTAATTTGCTGCGCGGTTCCTTCACCAATCACCCGTTTGTCTGCCAAAATATAAATATAATCGGCAATAGTGAGCACTTCGGTCACATCGTGGGTTACCACAACGCTCGTTAAGTTAAGTGCGTCGTTAAGCCCTCTGATTAATTTAACCAGTACGCCCATAGAAATAGGGTCTTGGCCAGCAAAAGGTTCATCGTACATGATAAGGTCAGGGTCTAACGCGATAGCTCTGGCTAATGCTGCTCGACGTGCCATGCCACCAGAAAGTTCGCTTGGCATGAGTTGCGCTGCGCCTCTTAGCCCAACAGCCTGTAGCTTTAATGCGACAGTTGTAGCGATAAGATCTTCCGATAACTTGGTATGTTCACGCAGCGGAAACGCCACATTGTCAAAAACCGTCATGTCAGTGAACAAAGCACCGCTTTGAAAAAGCATGCTCATTCGACGACGTGCTTGATAAAGCTCTTTACGGCTCATGGCGACAATAGAATCACCATCAAACTGTATATCACCTTCATCTGGAGTTAATTGCCCGCCTATAAGGCGCAGTAAGGTGGTCTTCCCTATACCACTGGGGCCCATGACGGCCGTAATTTTGCCTTTCGGAATGCTCAGCGTAATACCGTCGTAAATAACACGGCCTGCGCGTCGAAAGGTTAGGTTGTCTATCTCGACTAAATGGTCCATAGCGATTTTATTTATCGACCCTTGAATAATTAGTGATACCAGCAAAGCAAGTAATGACACACATCACTCACTTCCTATAGATGTAAGGTTTAAGCTACTTAAGTCGCCTTTAACGTTATTAGTTTTGTATAACTGCTTTAGATAACAGCTAATGCAAAGGCAAGTTCTATGCCTTTGAGTACGTTAAATCGATAAAGTTTACTGAGCAGTGTAATTTAGTGTCATTGTACGCTTTTTCAAGCGCGGCACAAAAGCAAAACGTTACAAGTTATGTTCGATTTATTCGAATTTAGAAAATTCGAATAATTTTCAATCAGTAAGCTCGTTCTAAGGGGCACTTAATACCACCTTTGCTAAAATAAGCGATAGTTCCCATAGGCAAATGGCATTGTTTTTG encodes:
- the mlaE gene encoding lipid asymmetry maintenance ABC transporter permease subunit MlaE codes for the protein MKFFQSIGAKTIGKLTAIGRATYMLMGALFAVPRLKNIPLTIKQVHVVGVQSLLIIIVSGLFIGMVMALQGYTILVDYGAEGSLGPMVALSLLRELGPVVTALLFAGRAGSALTAEIGLMKATEQISSLEMMAVDPLRRIVAPRFWAGMISMPMLALIFSAVGILGGHLVGVDWLGVDVGSYWSIMQSTVEWGEDVVNGIIKSLVFALVVTWIAIFKGYDSIPTSEGISKATTETVVYSSLAVLGLDFVLTALMFGIE
- a CDS encoding lipid asymmetry maintenance protein MlaB, with product MSLFQVNDNAQVSVHGHLDRDTLSKNFWESLTSSQSAILAKAGTCCIDLGDVERVDSAGLAWILNAIRDGKREGINVSLREPPEKLRKLAKISDVDGFLPVE
- a CDS encoding ATP-binding cassette domain-containing protein, coding for MDHLVEIDNLTFRRAGRVIYDGITLSIPKGKITAVMGPSGIGKTTLLRLIGGQLTPDEGDIQFDGDSIVAMSRKELYQARRRMSMLFQSGALFTDMTVFDNVAFPLREHTKLSEDLIATTVALKLQAVGLRGAAQLMPSELSGGMARRAALARAIALDPDLIMYDEPFAGQDPISMGVLVKLIRGLNDALNLTSVVVTHDVTEVLTIADYIYILADKRVIGEGTAQQIRESDSELVQQFLKGKADGPVPFHYPAPDIENTFFGGDK
- a CDS encoding BolA family protein, encoding MELSEIEKILTDALELQEVHVRGEGSHFNIIAVGDIFNEMSRVKRQQAVYAPLSDKIADGSMHAITIKTFSVKDWERERQFHIPQ
- the mlaD gene encoding outer membrane lipid asymmetry maintenance protein MlaD is translated as MNKYKSEVLVGMFVVLTIGAVMLLALKVANQSVGGDGDTYTLYAKFDNIGGLKARSSVKVGGVNVGRVSSITLDQEDFTPVVELSILKSYDGFPETSSVSILTSGLLGEQYVGFQPGFSFDGVANLKDGDYLQDTKSALVLEDLIGQFLFSRGSDEE
- the murA gene encoding UDP-N-acetylglucosamine 1-carboxyvinyltransferase, yielding MDKLVIKKGPALQGTVRISGAKNAALPLLMTSLLSDQPCRYTNVPRLRDINTTVALLRELGVEVAQPAANDVVLDSSTLQSITASYELVRTMRASILVLGPLLAKQGKANVSLPGGCAIGARPVNLHLTGLEKMGAKIEVDEGYIRAEVDGRLKGARIFMDMVSVGATENLMMAAALADGTTVLENAAREPEIVDLANCLIQMGAVISGAGTDKITIEGVETLNGCDYRVLPDRIETGTFLVAAAVTGGKIRCTHAAPETLEAVIDKLEQAGAVITLGEDWIALDMQGKQPKAVRVKTAPHPAFPTDMQAQFVTLNCVAEGTGVITETIFENRFMHVPELQRMGAEIALEGNSAVSKGSSALKGAPVMATDLRASASLVIAGLIADGETHVNRIYHLDRGYEAIEEKLGALGANIERVKE
- a CDS encoding phospholipid-binding protein MlaC; this encodes MMVMGVWMFSLVGMAQAQEINEQNPYELVKGVASKTFDRIKANQEAVKADPEMLRTIMEEELVPHIDYKFAAFMVLGKHFKSVPQEKMGEYITVFRQYLITSYAVAMGYYDNQTVQFEPESSFSDKKSVTVRAVVQDPKRPEIKIAFKVRKDSKTNEWKAYDMVAEGISMLNSKRSEFESILRQDGIDAVIALMREKIGKPVELNQDEPIDFDGETA